Below is a genomic region from Citrobacter tructae.
GTCGCTTATAGCGACGTGCCAGCACCGCACAGACCATCAGCTGAATTTGATGGAAGATCATCAACGGCAGCACCATCATGCCGATCACCGACGTTGGGAACAGAATGTTTGCCATGGGGATCCCGTTCGCCAGGCTCTTTTTCGACCCGCAGAATACAATGGTGATTTCATCGGCTTTATTGAAGCCGCATTTACGCGCCACAAAGACGTTAATTCCGATCACGATGGCCAGCAGCACGATGCTGACTACCACGATGAACAGCAGTGAACCGACTCCCACTTTGTGCCAGATCCCATTCACAACGGCTTCGCTGAAGGCGGAGTAAACTACCAGCAGAATCGAAGACTGGTCCGTTTTGGCGATCCATTTTTTATGGCGTGCTACCCAGTTACCAATCCATGGACGTGAAAGATGCCCCAGCACGAACGGTAGCAGTAGCTGTAGCATGATTTTACCGACCTGCTCGAGGCTGCCTTCTGCGCCATGCATATTCATCACCAGCCCAACCAGCAGCGGTGAGAGAAAAATACCCAGCAGGCTGGAGGCCGAGGCGGAGCATACAGCGGCGGCAACGTTACCGCCTGCCAGCGACGTAAAGGCGATAGCTGACTGCACCGTAGCCGGCAAAATGCACAGGTACAGGAAACCGGTGTACAGCATGGGATCCACGTTAACCGGTGCCCACCAGGCAAACAGCACGCCCAGCACCGGGAATACAACAAAGGTGCTGCACATGACCCACAGATGCAAACGCCAGTGGCTGCCACCGGCAATAATGGCTTCTCGTGAGAGCTTTGCCCCGTGCATAAAAAACAGCAGGGCAATCGCGGCGGTGGTTAAACCTTCAAAGAAAGGGACAAATCCGCCCTCGGCGGGAAAAAAGGATGCCAGCAATACGACGGTAATCAGCGTTAGCGTGAACGGATCGAGGATACGAAAAAGTTTCATAAATGCTCCTGGAATTCGGTCGCAATAGTTTGCGTTTTTCCATTTGAGAAATAAAATTGATTTATTGCATCTATATATGAATTAAATCGATGAATTATTCTCTGCGTCAGCTACGTATCTTTGTCACCGTCGCTCAGGCCAAAAGCTTTAGCCGGGCTGGGGATATCATCGGCTTAAGCCAGTCGGCGGTCAGCCACAGCATAAAAGAGCTGGAAGGACAAACGGGCGTGCGTTTGTTGGATCGTACCACGCGAGAAGTAGTGCTGACCGAAGCCGGGCAACAGCTGGCAGCACGACTGGAGCGTATTCTGGATGAACTGCACAGCACGCTACGCGAAGCCGGGCAGGTGGGTACGCAGCTCACTGGTACGGTGCGTGTGGCGGCCAGTCAGACGATTTCCGCGCATCTCATTCCACAATGTATTGCGCAGAGCAATGCGTTTTATCCGGCTATCGATTTCGTCCTGCACGACAGGCCGCAGCAGTGGGTGCTGGAAAGCATTCGTCAGGGGGAAGTGGATTTCGGCATTGTTATTGATCCTGGCGCTGCGACGGACCTGCAGTGTGAAGCGGTGTTGTCGGAACCCTTCCTGCTGCTATGCCGGGAGGATCATCCCTTAGCCGGACGGGAGTGGGTTAACTGGCAGGATCTCCTGCATGAACGCCTGGTGTTGCAGGATTACGCTTCCGGTAGCCGACCGCTGATTGATGCCGCGCTGGCCCATTTCTCCATTGATGCCAACATTGTGCAGGAGATAGGTCACCCGGCGACGCTGTTTCCGATGGTGGAGGCGGGGATTGGTATCAGCGTGCTGCCTGCACTGGCGCTACCGTTGCCACAGGGAAGTCATTTACAGGTCAAGCGATTGACGCCGGTGGTGGAACGGCAGTTGATGCTGGCGCGACGCAAAAACCGATCGTTATCGACCGCCGCTCAGGCGCTGTGGGATGTAGTGCGTACGCAGGCCAGTGAATTAACTGCTGGCCGCGCACGCGATCCGCTCTATCAAATCTAACTATCTGGCTGGCATAATGCGTTAAAACAGGTATTTGATGGAGTAAATAATGCCGTCCTGCAGGAAGGATTCTCCCAGTTTATTATCGGCGTAGCGGTATTGAATCCCGGCTGTCAGATGAGGGGTAGCATTCCACCAGAATGCGATCGCGCCATTAATGCCGTCTTTACCACCATTACCTGCAGCGTAGGTTGTGTCACGGTCAAATTCGTACTCATTCCAGTTAGTCACACTGAATTTCTCACTGCCCAGCAAGAAGCTATATCCGGCCACCCAACCCATTACATAACCGTTATCCCCTGTGTAATAGGTCTGGTCGGTATAGCGTTTGGCAAAGAAGGGTTTAAACCAGTAGCCGTTACCTGTGAAGTTATAGCCCAAACCATAGAGAAACATATCATCATGAAAGTTAGCGCGATTCGGTGAGCCGTAAGTCCCATAGGCGTGGAGATAGAGGTTTAGCCCCGTATCCCCCAGATAGATGCGGTTGGTATTTTTGAAGGTGTAGCGCTGTTCGCTACCGGGTTTTGCGTGACGGGCGTTGTAGAAATTCTCCCAGTCGAAGAATCCGTACATTTCCCCCCAGCTAAAGTTTGCACCACCTTCAAGTTCAAGATAGCCAAAATCATCTTTATGGGATTTCTTACTGGTTCTTTCCGTGGTGTCTGATGTCCAGTCGAGGTAATGCAGACCAATATCGGCGAAACCGCCTTTAAATTCCGCATGGGATAGCGCGGGAATAATCAGTAAAGAAGAGAGTGCCAGAGTGAGAAGCTGTTTTTTCATCGCATATTTTCCTATGCCGATTTTTATTAATGGTTTAACGAATAAACGGGAAATTTATAAGAATAAAATCGGCATATTGTTAATACGAAAAACAAACAACCACCAATACTGTTTTGTCCAGGCATTAATACAGAATGAATCTAAATCCACCGATATCGAATGACTATTGATAGGGCATGAAAAGTGTATTGGTCAGCATGGTATGAACGTCGTTATAAAAAGGAGTCAAATTTAACCTGATAGAAAAAGGATATTTATGCCTCACGCTCTCTTTTCTCATAATCCTGAGTATTGTGTTGATATTATTCGTGCGCACAAACCGGAGTTTACCCCGCGAGTTGCGTTTATTTTAGGTTCCGGGCTTGGTGCGCTGGCAGAGCAAATTGAGAATGCGGTCGCCATTTCCTATGAAAAACTACCCGGTTTTCCTGTCAGCACCATCCACGGACACGCAGGGGAACTGGTGCTCGGTCATCTGGCAGGTGTGCCTGTCGCCTGCATGAAAGGGCGTGGTCATTTCTATGAAGGCCGGGGTATGACCATCATGACTGACGCGATTCGTACTCTAAAATTATTGGGTTGTGAATTGCTGTTCTGCACCAATGCTGCGGGGTCTTTGCGCCCAGAAGTCGGCCCGGGAAGTCTGGTGGCGTTACGCGATCATATCAACACGATGCCAGGTACGCCGATGGTAGGTGCGAATGATGATCGTTTTGGCGATCGCTTCTTCTCGCTGGCAAATGCTTATGATGCAAATTACCGCTCTATTCTCCAGACCGTTGCGGCAGAAGAGGGGTTCCCTCTCACCGAAGGCGTATTTGTTTCTTATCCGGGGCCGAACTTCGAAACGGCGGCAGAAATTCGTATGATGCAGATTATTGGCGGCGACGTGGTAGGGATGTCCGTTGTGCCGGAAGTGATAACCGCTCGTCATTGCGGTCTCAACGTTGTTGCAGTATCCGCGATTACCAATCTGGCGGAGGGGCTGGGCGATGTAAAACTCTCCCATGCGCAAACCCTGGCTGCGGCGGAACTTTCGCGACAGAACTTTATCAATCTTATTTGCGGCTTTCTGCGCAAAATTGCCTGATAAAAACAACATAAAAAGACCTCGGATATGAGGTCTATTGATGCGATAAGGAAACGATGATGAGCATCACTTCTCGTTTAAAGGTAATGTCCTTTTTGCAATATTTTATCTGGGGGAGTTGGCTGACGACCCTCGGATCTTACATGATTAATACCCTGAGTTTTACCGGTGCAGACGTTGGTATGGTGTATAGCTCCAAAGGTATCGCGGCGATTATTATGCCTGGTATTATGGGGATTATTGCCGATAAATGGCTTAGAGCGGAGCGCGCTTATATGCTCTGCCATTTGGTTTGTGCTGGCGTACTTTTCTATTCCGCCTTAGTAACCGACGCCGATATGATGTTTTGGGTGATGCTTATCAACGCGATGGCCTTTATGCCAACCATTGCCTTATCCAATAGCATCTCCTACTCCTGCCTCGCGCAGGCGGGCCTCGACCCGGTAACTAGCTTCCCGCCTATCCGCGTGTTTGGTACGGTAGGTTTTATTATTGCTATGTGGTCGGTCAGTCTGCTGCATTTTGAGCTGAGTAACCTGCAACTTTATATTGCCTCCGGGGCCTCGTTGGTGTTGGCGGGTTATGCGTTGACGTTACCGAAAATCCCGGTAGCAGAGAAAAAAGCCACAGCAACGCTTGCCAGTAAACTCGGGCTGGATGCGTTTGTATTATTTAAAAATCCGCGTATGGCCATTTTCTTTCTCTTTGCCATGATGCTGGGCGCGGTATTGCAAATCACGAATGTTTTTGGCAATCCGTTCCTGCATGATTTTGCCCGCAACCCGGAATTTGCTGACAGTTTTGTGGTGAAATATCCGTCTATTTTGTTGTCCGTTTCGCAAATGGCTGAGGTCGGATTTATTCTTACCATCCCATTCTTCCTGAAGCGATTTGGTATTAAAACGGTGATGCTGATGAGCATGCTGGCATGGACGCTGCGCTTTGGTTTCTTTGCTTTTGGCGATCCGTCACCAACCGGTTTCATCCTGCTGCTTATGTCGATGATCGTTTACGGCTGTGCATTCGACTTTTTCAATATCTCGGGGTCGGTGTTTGTAGAGCAGGAAGTGGACTCCAGCATTCGCGCCAGCGCTCAGGGGCTGTTTATGACCATGGTTAATGGTGTGGGAGCTTGGGTGGGGTCGATTCTCAGCGGCATGGCAGTGGATTATTTCTCCCTCGATGGCGTTAAAGATTGGCAAACAATATGGCTGGTGTTTGCAGGATACGCATTATTTCTCGCTGTGCTGTTTTTCTTCGGGTTTAAATACAAGCATGACCCAGAAAAAATAGTGAATCGTGCGGTTGCTCATTAAAACGGATTAGCAGCTCTGGTCGCCAGAGCTGCTTTAAATTATAAAGGACAGTGCGTGAAAGAAATATTTTTCTCTTCGGGTGTCGGTTTTGGTATTGGTGCTCTTTTTACGCTATTACGTTTACCTATTCCCGTTCCAAATGTATTGCCGGGAATATTATCAATTGTATTTATGTATATAGGTTATTTGGTTGTGAAGTACTTTATGCCCTGATAACGTGATGTACCCTTCTCACCGCTACGGAGCGCTTCACCATGGAACGTGTATACCGAACAGACCTTAAGTTGTTACGTTATTTTCTTGCCGTTGCGGAAGAACTCCATTTTGGGCGCGCTGCGGCGCGTCTGAATATGTCTCAGCCACCGCTTAGTGTTCATATTAAAGAACTGGAAAACCAACTGGGTACACTGCTTTTTATTCGTCATTCTCGCAGCGTGGCGTTAACCCATGCGGGGAAGATTTTGATGGAGGAGTCACGTCGTTTGCTGGCCAGTGCAAATCAGGCACTAGCGCGGGTGGAGCAGATTGGTCGCGGTGAAGCAGGGCGCATTGAACTGGGCGTAGTCGGTACGGCGCTGTGGGGCAGAATGCGCCCTGCAATGCACCATTTTTTGAAAGCAAACCCAAATGTTGAGGTACTGTTTCGCGAAAAATCGCCAGGTATGCAAATGGCGTTGTTAGAGCGTCGGGAACTTGATGCCGGGATTTGGCGAATGGCGATTGACCCCCCCGAGGGATTTGTTAGCCTGCGTTTGCATGAATCGTCATTTTTAGTCGCAGTGCCAGAAGATCATCACCTGGCTGTACGTCAGGCGGTGCCCCTGGCGGCACTGCGCAATGAATATTTTGTCACATTACCTTCCGTACATTCAGATTGGGCTTTTTTACAGCGAATTTGCCAGCAGGCTGGATTTTCACCGATGATTGTACGTGAAGTGGTCGAACCGCAGACCGTGCTGGCGATGATCAGTATGGGGATTGGCATTACGCTGATGGCTGATGGTTATGCGCAAATGAACTGGCCTGGCGTGGTATTCCGGCCATTAGAGGAACGTATTCCGGCAGATTTGTATATTGTCTATGAGCAGCAGCAGGCTACACCGGCGCTGAATAAACTGGTTACAGCATTAACAACATGATTTTTATAAATAGCAGATAGCAAAAAGGCGCCTTTAGGGCGCCTTTTTACATTGGTGGGGCGTGCAGGATTCGAACCTGCGACCAATTGATTAAAAGTCAACTGCTCTACCAACTGAGCTAACGCCCCGAAGTGGTGGGTGATGACGGGATCGAACCGCCGACCCCCTCCTTGTAAGGGAGGTGCTCTCCCAGCTGAGCTAATCACCCACTTCGGTACTTCACATTTTAACAAGAAATCCAGCTGGCGAGAAAGTGGTGGGTGATGACGGGATCGAACCGCCGACCCCCTCCTTGTAAGGGAGGTGCTCTCCCAGCTGAGCTAATCACCCACTTCTCAATTTCTTGTTCTACACGGCGGAGACTACATAAAGTAGTTGGTGGGTGATGACGGGTTCGAACCGCCGACCCCCTCCTTGTAAGGGAGGTGCTCTCCCAGCTGAGCTAATCACCCCCGCTGTGTGGAGTCGCATTATAGGGAGAGTTGAAAATGAGTCAACGCATTTTCTAAAGAAATTGTTCGTTCGTCGTAAATTTAAGCAAAACGATCGCAAAACCATCCGTGCGGCATGATTTGTATACGAAAATGGCAAAGCGTAATGTTCCAACCTGAACAACATTGAGGAATCAGACCACGGTGATAGAATACCAACCTGATAATCTTCCCAGGATTTGCCGGTTGTCGGCATCTTTATAAACGTAAGGCCATTTCATGAAAATCAAAACTCGCTTCGCGCCAAGCCCGACAGGTTACCTGCATGTCGGCGGTGCGCGTACTGCTCTTTATTCCTGGCTTTTTGCACGTAACCATAGCGGTGAGTTTGTGCTGCGTATTGAAGACACCGATCTCGAACGCTCCACGCCGGAAGCTATCGAAGCCATTATGGATGGTATGAACTGGCTCAATCTGGAGTGGGATGAAGGCCCGTATTTCCAGACCAAACGTTTTGATCGCTACAACGCCGTTATTGATGAGATGCTGGAGGCGGGCACTGCATATAAATGCTACTGCTCCAAAGAGCGTCTGGAACAGTTGCGTGAAGAGCAGATGGCGAAAGGCGAGAAGCCGCGTTACGACGGGCGCTGCCGCCATGGTCACGAACATCACGCCGACGATGAACCTTGCGTGGTGCGTTTTGCCAACCCGCAAGACGGTTCCGTTATTTTTGACGACCAGATCCGTGGGCCGATCGAATTCAGCAACCAGGAACTGGACGATCTGATCATCCGCCGTACCGACGGTTCACCGACCTATAACTTCTGTGTTGTTGTTGATGACTGGGATATGGAAATTACCCACGTCATTCGTGGCGAAGACCATATCAACAACACCCCGCGTCAAATCAACATCCTGAAAGCGCTGAACGCGCCGGTGCCGGTTTACGCCCACGTGTCGATGATCAACGGCGATGACGGTAAAAAACTGTCCAAACGCCACGGTGCGGTCAGCGTTATGCAGTATCGCGACGACGGCTACCTGCCAGAAGCGCTGCTGAACTATCTGGTGCGTCTGGGTTGGTCCAGCGGCGATCAGGAAATCTTCACCCGCGAAGAAATGATCAAACTGTTCTCTCTCGGCGCGGTCAGCAAATCGGCGAGCGCATTCAACACCGAGAAACTGCAGTGGCTGAACCATCACTACATTAACTCTCTGGCACCAGAATATGTGGCAACGCACCTGCAGTGGCACATCGAGCAGGAAAATATCGATACTCGCGTTGGTCCACAGCTGTCCGAGCTGGTAAAACTGCTGGGTGAGCGCTGCAAAACACTGAAAGAGATGGCGCAGAGTTGCCGCTATTTCTACGAAGACTTTGCTGAGTTCGATGCGGACGCCGCGAAGAAACATCTACGCCCGGTAGCGCGTCAGCCGCTGGAAGTGGTGCGTGATAAAATTGCTGCTATTACTGAATGGACCGCTGAAAACGTGCATCACGCGATTCAGTCTACCGCTGATGAGCTGGAAGTGGGCATGGGGAAAGTCGGTATGCCGCTGCGCGTTGCGGTTACTGGCGCAGGCCAGTCTCCGGCGTTAGATGTGACGGTGCATGCGATTGGTAAATCCCGCAGCATTGAACGTATTAACAAAGCGCTGGCGTTTATTGCTGAGCGTGAAAATCAACAGTAAGACAGGTTGAGAGATAACAAAACGGCAGGAGCGCATCCTGCCGTTTTTTATGGCATTTATTCGGACTCATCAATGCCCAGTCGAGCAAGGAAATTGCGAATACCTTCGCGCGAGATAAACTGCCACAGCTTTTCTTGTTCCGTTGGCGACATGTTATCCAGCGTGCTGATTATCTGACGACAGGCGTGACTGAGGACAACGTGCGTGTATTCTGCCACGGGTTCTTCAGCCTGATAAAACTCAGGGATTTTGCGAAAAGCAGGGATATTGAGGATAAACTCCCGTACGCCAGCATCAATATGAATAAGCCTTGCACGACCACCTTTCACGCCAGGAAACTTTTCGGTTTTCCAGTTTTGTTCTCTGATCCAACGATTGACCGTTTGTTTGGCGACGCCAAGACATTCAGCCAGTTCTTCGGTGGTCATTTTGCTGCGTAATTTTTTCATATTATTTGCTGTCGCGGATCCCTAAGCGTTGTAACAAACCCGTAATGCCTTCACGCAGGATCAGGGACGTAAACATTTTTTGTTCTGCTGGCGTCATTTCTTTCGCGAGGGTTATCAGTAGTGTTTCAATAGAAGAGTCGCCCGCTAAAGAGCCGTTATCTGATAAACCTTCAGCTGAACGTTCTGCACTGCGTATGTATTCACGAACTTGTTCGGTGACGTGAACCAGACGGGCTTTTCCGCCCTGAACGCCCGGTTTTGGTGACGTAGCCCAGCCTTCCTTGCGCACCCATTTATTGATGGTCTGTCGGCTGTAACCGGTCAGATTAGCAAGTTCTTCTGGCGTCATCCGTTCCTTGAACATAACGATTCCCTGAATAGTCGTGGGGTTAATTAGTGGTTCATTTTATAGCACCATTTTACTAGAAACCGTGACGCGTTTAACTACTGAATGCGAGTTGTTGCGCAATGTTCTTCATTTGCCTGCTTTTTCAGCGATTGAATTCAGTGAGTTAATTTTGCCGTTGACACGCGCGAAGGGAATTCATATTATGCCGCCCGTCAACTCGACAAGCTTTACGTGACGGGGCTATAGCTCAGCTGGGAGAGCGCTTGCATGGCATGCAAGAGGTCAGCGGTTCGATCCCGCTTAGCTCCACCAAATTTAATCCCACTAAATTTGGTACGTAAAAGCATCGTGGGGCTATAGCTCAGCTGGGAGAGCGCCTGCATGGCATGCAGGAGGTCAGCGGTTCGATCCCGCTTAGCTCCACCAAAATTGAAACCCTCGCTGAAAAGCGGGGGTTTTTTGTTTTTGTTTCTCGCCTGATTCTCTGTTCAGATTGCCAAATTACGGACATAAAAAAACCGGGGAGAATCTCCCCGGCCTTATCACGACGTGCGTGTCTTACAATACTAGAGCTGCGATGGACGCCGACAGAACGCTCACCAGCGTAGAGCCGTATACCAGCTTCAGACCAAAGCGGGAAACCACGTTACCTTGCTCTTCATTCAGGCCTTTAATCGCGCCTGCAATGATACCGATGGAAGAGAAGTTAGCGAAAGAGACCAGGAACACAGACAGAATACCTTCCGCGCGTGGAGAGAGCGTAGAGGCGATTTTCTGCAGGTCCATCATTGCCACAAATTCGTTGGAAACCAGTTTTGTCGCCATGATACTGCCCACCTGCAAGGCTTCGCTGGACGGCACACCCATTACCCATGCAATAGGGTAGAAGATGTAGCCCAGGATACCCTGGAAGGAGATGCTGTAGCCAAACCAACCGGTAACGGTGGCGAACAGGGCGTTCAGGGCTGCAATCAGCGCGATGAAACCAATCAGCATAGCTGCAACGATAATCGCCACTTTGAAGCCTGCCAGAATGTATTCACCCAGCATTTCGAAGAAGCTCTGTCCTTCGTGCAGGTTGGACATCTGGATATCTTCTTCACTGGCATCCACGGTGTAAGGGTTGATCAGCGACAGTACGATAAAGGTGCTGAACATGTTCAGAACCAGCGCCGCAACGACGTATTTCGGTTCCAGCATGGTCATGTACGCGCCGACGATGGACATGGAAACGGTGGACATCGCCGTCGCTGCCATGGTGTACATACGGTTGCGTGACATCTTGCCCAGAATATCTTTATAGGCAATAAAGTTCTCAGACTGACCTAAGATCAGCGAGCTGACGGCGTTGAAGGATTCCAGCTTGCCCATACCGTTGACTTTGGATAACAGAAATCCAATCGCGCGGATGATAACCGGCAGAACGCGGATATGCTGCAAAATACCGATCAGAGCGGAAATGAAGACGATTGGGCACAGCACTTTCAGGAAGAAGAATGCCAGACCTTTATCGTTCATGCTGCCGAAGACAAAGTTTGTCCCTTCATTCGCGAACCCGAGTAGTTTTTCAAACATCTCGGAGAAGCCTCTCACAAAGCCCAGACCGACATCAGAGTTCAGGAAGAACCATGCCAGTAACACTTCAATAACAAGCAATTGAATAACATAACGAATGCGGATTTTTTTACGGTCACTGCTTGCCAGCAGTGCGAGTACCGCAACCACGGCAAGGGCCAGGACAAAGTGAAGAACGCGGTCCATATTTGCTCCAAATTTGAGGCAGATTTAGTTTTCGTGCACATTCTATGTAACAACAGTAAAGAAAACGAGATCAAACACACACTATAATAAGGACCTGTGACGAGATTCAAAATTAGTGATCGGTAATACACTTCCGTGATGTTTAGTATGGAAGTGAAAAGTTATGTCACTGTGCTAATCTCATAACATTAATAAAACATCTCACCTGAGTTGCCAGATCCCTGATCTATTTATAGACCAACGCTATCAAAGAAATCATTTTTATCCATCAAAATGAATTTGATAATCATTCTCAATTGGCGTAGTTTGAAACATAGCAAAGGCTATGTTTTTTGAGGCACGAAAATGACAAACGAACGCGTTGAGACAAGCAGTGGGCGGGCGGCGCGCAAGTTGAAACTTGCGTTAATGGGACCTGCATTCATCGCGGCTATCGGGTATATCGACCCTGGTAACTTTGCCACCAACATCCAGGCAGGGGCCAGCTTTGGTTATAAACTGCTGTGGGTCGTTGTCTGGGCAAACCTGATGGCGATGCTGATTCAGGTGCTATCGGCCAAGTTGGGTATTGCCACCGGAAAAAATCTCGCGGAGCAAATTCGCGATCACTATCCACGTCCGGTAGTGTGGTTTTACTGGGTGCAGGCTGAAATTATTGCAATGGCGACCGATCTTGCTGAATTTATCGGTGCCGCAATTGGCTTTAAGCTGATCCTCGGTGTTTCGTTGCTGCAGGGGGCGGTACTGACCGGTATCGCCACATTTTTAATCCTGATGCTGCAGCGCCGAGGACAAAAACCGCTGGAAAAGGTGATTGGCGGATTACTGTTGTTTGTTGCCGCAGCCTATATTGTCGAGCTAATTTTCTCACAGCCTAATCTGGTGCAGTTGAGTAAGGGCATGATCATTCCCAGCCTGCCGAACTCCGAAGCGGTCTTTCTGGCGGCCGGCGTGCTCGGGGCAACAATTATGCCGCACGTCATTTATCTACACTCCTCTTTAACCCAGCACCTGCATGGTGGGACACGTCAACAGCGCTACGCGGCAACCAAATGGGATGTGGCTATTGCCATGACTATTGCCGGGTTTGTCAATCTGGCGATGATGGCTACAGCCGCTGCGGCCTTTCATTTCAGCGGCCATACCGGCATTACCGATCTCGATCAGGCTTATCTGACTCTGGAGCCGTTGTTGAGTCATGCGGCAGCGACGGTATTTGGTCTCAGCCTGGTAGCGGCGGGGCTTTCTTCAACGGTTGTCGGCACGCTGGCCGGACAGGTGGTCATGCAGGGGTTTATCCGTTTTCACATCCCGCTGTGGGTTCGTCGTACGGTGACCATGATGCCGTCGTTTATCGTCATCCTGATGGGCCTGGATCCCACCCGTATTCTGGTCATGAGTCAGGTACTACTGAGTTTCGGTATCGCGCTGGCGCTGGTACCACTCCTGATATTCACCAGCAACAGTACATTAATGGGGGATTTGGTTAACACTGTCTGGATTAAATATGTTGGCTGGATGATTGTGGTGCTGGTGGTGGCGCTGAATATCTGGCTGCTGGTAGGGACCGCGCTCGGTTTGTAAGAAAAAAGAGCCCGCAGGCTCTTTTGTTACATTAATGATGGTGGCCGTGACCTCGTCCGTGACCCTTTCCGCGACCGCGATGGTCATCGCGATCGTTCCAGCCTTCACGGTAACCGCGCTCGTAAGCTTTGCGCTTATCCCAACCGCGATGATACCCGTTGTCATGACGCCACCAGCGATTTTGGCGCCATTCATAATTATTGTGCCAGTAACCCCGGTCGCGCCAGTGTCCGCCATCCCAGTAGTTACCATAATTGTCGCGATCGCCAATTTGTAATTTTATTGATGGCAGCAGGGTGATTTCGCCAGCATTTGCGGCCAGCGGCGTAAAAGCCAATAAGGCTGCAGCCAGAATCAGTGACCTGAACATTTTTTATCTCCTTCACGATCGAGCCGTAGCCGGCCTGTTAACGCAATATTACGGGGCAGTAAAGCCCCGTTTAATCGCCTTAACTCTTAAATCATGAGAGAGAGCACTTTTTGTTAATAAATGTGTCTTTATTTCGAACAACCCAGGATGGCGTCAATCTCCGCGCACTCTTCTGCAGAGAAATGACGGTTTGCCAGCATGCCGACAGCATCTTCAATTTGCGCCGTTTTACTGGCACCAATCAGCACTGAGGTGACTTTGTCTTCCCGCAGAACCCAGGCCAGGGCCATCTGGGAGAGCTTCTGCCCCCGACGCTCAGCCAGCGCAT
It encodes:
- a CDS encoding bile acid:sodium symporter family protein, giving the protein MKLFRILDPFTLTLITVVLLASFFPAEGGFVPFFEGLTTAAIALLFFMHGAKLSREAIIAGGSHWRLHLWVMCSTFVVFPVLGVLFAWWAPVNVDPMLYTGFLYLCILPATVQSAIAFTSLAGGNVAAAVCSASASSLLGIFLSPLLVGLVMNMHGAEGSLEQVGKIMLQLLLPFVLGHLSRPWIGNWVARHKKWIAKTDQSSILLVVYSAFSEAVVNGIWHKVGVGSLLFIVVVSIVLLAIVIGINVFVARKCGFNKADEITIVFCGSKKSLANGIPMANILFPTSVIGMMVLPLMIFHQIQLMVCAVLARRYKRQTDALQAQREGRAAKA
- a CDS encoding LysR family transcriptional regulator codes for the protein MNYSLRQLRIFVTVAQAKSFSRAGDIIGLSQSAVSHSIKELEGQTGVRLLDRTTREVVLTEAGQQLAARLERILDELHSTLREAGQVGTQLTGTVRVAASQTISAHLIPQCIAQSNAFYPAIDFVLHDRPQQWVLESIRQGEVDFGIVIDPGAATDLQCEAVLSEPFLLLCREDHPLAGREWVNWQDLLHERLVLQDYASGSRPLIDAALAHFSIDANIVQEIGHPATLFPMVEAGIGISVLPALALPLPQGSHLQVKRLTPVVERQLMLARRKNRSLSTAAQALWDVVRTQASELTAGRARDPLYQI
- a CDS encoding outer membrane protein OmpK encodes the protein MKKQLLTLALSSLLIIPALSHAEFKGGFADIGLHYLDWTSDTTERTSKKSHKDDFGYLELEGGANFSWGEMYGFFDWENFYNARHAKPGSEQRYTFKNTNRIYLGDTGLNLYLHAYGTYGSPNRANFHDDMFLYGLGYNFTGNGYWFKPFFAKRYTDQTYYTGDNGYVMGWVAGYSFLLGSEKFSVTNWNEYEFDRDTTYAAGNGGKDGINGAIAFWWNATPHLTAGIQYRYADNKLGESFLQDGIIYSIKYLF
- the xapA gene encoding xanthosine phosphorylase, which codes for MPHALFSHNPEYCVDIIRAHKPEFTPRVAFILGSGLGALAEQIENAVAISYEKLPGFPVSTIHGHAGELVLGHLAGVPVACMKGRGHFYEGRGMTIMTDAIRTLKLLGCELLFCTNAAGSLRPEVGPGSLVALRDHINTMPGTPMVGANDDRFGDRFFSLANAYDANYRSILQTVAAEEGFPLTEGVFVSYPGPNFETAAEIRMMQIIGGDVVGMSVVPEVITARHCGLNVVAVSAITNLAEGLGDVKLSHAQTLAAAELSRQNFINLICGFLRKIA
- a CDS encoding nucleoside permease, whose translation is MSITSRLKVMSFLQYFIWGSWLTTLGSYMINTLSFTGADVGMVYSSKGIAAIIMPGIMGIIADKWLRAERAYMLCHLVCAGVLFYSALVTDADMMFWVMLINAMAFMPTIALSNSISYSCLAQAGLDPVTSFPPIRVFGTVGFIIAMWSVSLLHFELSNLQLYIASGASLVLAGYALTLPKIPVAEKKATATLASKLGLDAFVLFKNPRMAIFFLFAMMLGAVLQITNVFGNPFLHDFARNPEFADSFVVKYPSILLSVSQMAEVGFILTIPFFLKRFGIKTVMLMSMLAWTLRFGFFAFGDPSPTGFILLLMSMIVYGCAFDFFNISGSVFVEQEVDSSIRASAQGLFMTMVNGVGAWVGSILSGMAVDYFSLDGVKDWQTIWLVFAGYALFLAVLFFFGFKYKHDPEKIVNRAVAH
- a CDS encoding XapX domain-containing protein, giving the protein MKEIFFSSGVGFGIGALFTLLRLPIPVPNVLPGILSIVFMYIGYLVVKYFMP
- a CDS encoding LysR family transcriptional regulator yields the protein MERVYRTDLKLLRYFLAVAEELHFGRAAARLNMSQPPLSVHIKELENQLGTLLFIRHSRSVALTHAGKILMEESRRLLASANQALARVEQIGRGEAGRIELGVVGTALWGRMRPAMHHFLKANPNVEVLFREKSPGMQMALLERRELDAGIWRMAIDPPEGFVSLRLHESSFLVAVPEDHHLAVRQAVPLAALRNEYFVTLPSVHSDWAFLQRICQQAGFSPMIVREVVEPQTVLAMISMGIGITLMADGYAQMNWPGVVFRPLEERIPADLYIVYEQQQATPALNKLVTALTT